In one window of Henckelia pumila isolate YLH828 chromosome 1, ASM3356847v2, whole genome shotgun sequence DNA:
- the LOC140875165 gene encoding 3-epi-6-deoxocathasterone 23-monooxygenase CYP90C1-like isoform X3 yields MEIKRRKDSSREEYSWNYYMSLTFTQNVISENLRLANIINALWRKALKDVKVKEFIGSLLHVLHAMGCLFSRGILLDKNSGETKLRD; encoded by the exons ATGGAAATCAAAAGGAGAAAGGATAGTTCCCGTGAGGAATATTCTTGGAACTATTACATGTCGTTAACATTTACTCAAAAC GTTATCAGTGAAAATTTGAGACTCGCAAATATAATCAATGCATTATGGAGAAAAGCTCTGAAAGATGTCAAAGTAAAAG AATTCATTGGCTCTTTGCTGCATGTCTTGCACGCAATGGGTTGCTTGTTTTCTCG AGGGATATTGTTGGACAAGAACAGCGGAGAGACAAAGCTTCGAGATTGA
- the LOC140875165 gene encoding 3-epi-6-deoxocathasterone 23-monooxygenase CYP90C1-like isoform X2: MEIKRRKDSSREEYSWNYYMSLTFTQNVISENLRLANIINALWRKALKDVKVKEGYCWTRTAERQSFEIENKRFEGCNEARRRILRFAVCIELEF; this comes from the exons ATGGAAATCAAAAGGAGAAAGGATAGTTCCCGTGAGGAATATTCTTGGAACTATTACATGTCGTTAACATTTACTCAAAAC GTTATCAGTGAAAATTTGAGACTCGCAAATATAATCAATGCATTATGGAGAAAAGCTCTGAAAGATGTCAAAGTAAAAG AGGGATATTGTTGGACAAGAACAGCGGAGAGACAAAGCTTCGAGATTGAGAACAAGAGGTTTGAAGGCTGTAATGAGGCAAGACGTCGGATACTTCGATTTGCAGTGTGTAttgaattagaattttaa
- the LOC140875165 gene encoding cytochrome P450 90D2-like isoform X1: protein MEIKRRKDSSREEYSWNYYMSLTFTQNVISENLRLANIINALWRKALKDVKVKEFIGSLLHVLHAMGCLFSRGYCWTRTAERQSFEIENKRFEGCNEARRRILRFAVCIELEF from the exons ATGGAAATCAAAAGGAGAAAGGATAGTTCCCGTGAGGAATATTCTTGGAACTATTACATGTCGTTAACATTTACTCAAAAC GTTATCAGTGAAAATTTGAGACTCGCAAATATAATCAATGCATTATGGAGAAAAGCTCTGAAAGATGTCAAAGTAAAAG AATTCATTGGCTCTTTGCTGCATGTCTTGCACGCAATGGGTTGCTTGTTTTCTCG GGGATATTGTTGGACAAGAACAGCGGAGAGACAAAGCTTCGAGATTGAGAACAAGAGGTTTGAAGGCTGTAATGAGGCAAGACGTCGGATACTTCGATTTGCAGTGTGTAttgaattagaattttaa